The Xanthomonas indica genome has a segment encoding these proteins:
- the pqqB gene encoding pyrroloquinoline quinone biosynthesis protein PqqB, which produces MHLIVLGSAAGGGHPQWNCHTPASQRAWQQHPGAQRRTQASIAVSVDRQRWLLINASPDFRQQVLATPALWPQREQRHSPIEAVLLTSGEIDHIAGLLSMRESQRFDLYASGRVLELLAQNPVFDALHPAYVHRHPFALDTPLSLLGLQVTPFAVPGKVPLFMESRHSGDLAGSVEETLGLTIDDGQHRVHYIPGCAALTDALRARLDGAELVFFDGTLWCDDELVQLGVSAKTGQRMGHMSIDGAAGTLRAFADLQVARKVFIHINTTNPILDAGSPERATVAAHGWDVAHDGMEIAL; this is translated from the coding sequence ATGCACCTCATCGTATTGGGATCGGCGGCAGGCGGAGGGCACCCGCAGTGGAACTGCCACACGCCCGCGAGCCAACGCGCGTGGCAGCAACACCCGGGTGCCCAACGCCGTACCCAGGCCAGCATCGCGGTCAGCGTCGACCGCCAGCGCTGGCTGTTGATCAATGCCTCACCGGATTTTCGCCAGCAGGTGCTGGCCACGCCGGCACTGTGGCCGCAGCGCGAGCAGCGCCATTCCCCGATCGAGGCCGTGCTGCTGACCAGCGGCGAGATCGACCATATCGCCGGCCTGCTGTCGATGCGCGAGAGCCAGCGCTTCGACCTGTATGCCAGCGGCCGCGTGCTCGAGTTGCTGGCGCAGAACCCGGTGTTCGACGCGTTGCATCCGGCCTACGTGCACCGCCACCCGTTCGCCCTGGACACGCCGCTGTCGCTGCTGGGGTTGCAGGTCACGCCGTTCGCGGTGCCGGGCAAGGTGCCGCTGTTCATGGAAAGCCGCCACAGCGGCGACCTGGCCGGCTCCGTCGAGGAAACGCTGGGCCTGACCATCGACGACGGCCAGCACCGCGTGCACTACATCCCCGGCTGCGCCGCGCTGACCGATGCCCTGCGCGCGCGGCTGGACGGCGCCGAGTTGGTGTTCTTCGACGGCACGCTGTGGTGCGACGACGAACTGGTGCAACTCGGCGTCAGCGCCAAGACCGGCCAGCGCATGGGCCACATGAGCATCGACGGCGCGGCCGGCACCCTGCGCGCCTTCGCCGATCTGCAGGTGGCGCGCAAGGTCTTCATCCACATCAACACCACCAACCCGATCCTCGACGCCGGTTCCCCGGAGCGCGCCACCGTCGCCGCGCACGGTTGGGACGTGGCCCACGACGGCATGGAGATCGCGCTATGA
- the pqqD gene encoding pyrroloquinoline quinone biosynthesis peptide chaperone PqqD, which yields MSTLDASSQPRLAVGVRLQHDRARDQWVLLAPERVIELDEIAHAIVSRCDGTRSLAAIAADLATEFEADPTEVERDVRELAQQLHAKRLLRA from the coding sequence ATGAGCACGCTGGACGCTAGCAGCCAGCCGCGGCTCGCCGTTGGCGTGCGCCTGCAGCACGACCGCGCCCGCGACCAATGGGTGCTGCTGGCGCCGGAGCGGGTGATCGAGCTGGACGAGATCGCCCACGCCATCGTCTCGCGCTGCGACGGCACCCGCAGCCTGGCGGCGATCGCCGCGGACCTGGCCACCGAATTCGAGGCCGACCCGACCGAGGTCGAACGCGACGTGCGCGAACTGGCGCAGCAGTTGCACGCCAAGCGGCTGCTGCGCGCATGA
- the pqqA gene encoding pyrroloquinoline quinone precursor peptide PqqA yields MKKWNKPVIREICVGAEINCYASGEL; encoded by the coding sequence ATGAAGAAGTGGAACAAGCCTGTGATCCGCGAGATCTGCGTCGGTGCGGAAATCAACTGCTACGCCTCCGGCGAGCTCTGA
- the pqqE gene encoding pyrroloquinoline quinone biosynthesis protein PqqE, with protein sequence MSAPVPPPLSILLELTHRCPLACPYCSNPIELAGLREELDTAGWRSALDQAAAMGVLQAHFSGGEPMLRKDLPELVAHARALGLYSNLITSGVAGGAPMLAALAAAGLEHVQLSVQDADAAGADRIAGYRDSLAKKRAFAAAVRALDLPLTINAVIHRHNAERVPAMIELALELGAERLEVAHTQYYGWGLRNRAALMPSRAQIDATVAAVDAARLRLQDRLHIDFVTPDYYAHRPKACMGGWGQRFVNISPRGDVLPCHAAETLPDMRFENLRTRPLAAIWADGEAFVRFRGSAWMPEVCQGCPKREIDWGGCRCQALALSGDAATLDPVCERAPAHAALQALAQREAAAPAPDFVYRRPPRAAVAPAADD encoded by the coding sequence ATGAGCGCGCCGGTGCCACCGCCGCTGTCGATCCTGCTGGAGCTGACCCACCGCTGCCCGCTGGCCTGCCCGTATTGCTCCAACCCGATCGAACTGGCCGGCCTGCGCGAGGAACTGGACACCGCCGGCTGGCGCTCGGCGCTGGACCAGGCCGCGGCGATGGGCGTGCTGCAGGCGCACTTCTCCGGCGGCGAGCCGATGCTGCGCAAGGACCTGCCCGAGCTGGTCGCGCATGCGCGCGCACTGGGCCTGTACAGCAACCTGATCACCTCCGGCGTGGCCGGCGGCGCGCCGATGCTGGCGGCCCTGGCCGCCGCCGGGCTGGAACACGTGCAGTTGAGCGTCCAGGACGCCGACGCCGCCGGCGCCGACCGCATCGCCGGCTACCGCGACAGCCTGGCGAAGAAACGCGCGTTCGCCGCGGCGGTGCGCGCGCTCGACCTGCCGCTGACGATCAATGCGGTGATCCACCGGCACAACGCCGAACGTGTTCCGGCAATGATCGAGCTGGCGCTGGAGCTCGGCGCCGAGCGCCTGGAAGTGGCCCATACCCAGTACTACGGCTGGGGCCTGCGCAATCGCGCCGCGCTGATGCCCAGCCGCGCGCAGATCGACGCCACCGTGGCCGCGGTGGACGCCGCGCGCCTGCGCCTGCAGGACCGCCTGCACATCGATTTCGTCACCCCCGACTACTACGCGCACCGGCCCAAGGCCTGCATGGGCGGCTGGGGCCAGCGCTTCGTCAACATTTCCCCGCGCGGCGACGTGCTGCCCTGCCACGCCGCCGAGACCCTGCCGGACATGCGCTTCGAGAACCTGCGCACGCGGCCGCTGGCGGCGATCTGGGCAGACGGCGAGGCCTTCGTGCGCTTCCGCGGCAGCGCCTGGATGCCCGAGGTGTGCCAGGGCTGCCCGAAGCGCGAGATCGACTGGGGCGGCTGCCGCTGCCAGGCGCTGGCGCTGAGCGGCGATGCCGCGACCCTGGACCCGGTCTGCGAACGCGCCCCGGCGCACGCGGCACTGCAGGCGCTGGCGCAGCGCGAAGCCGCCGCGCCGGCGCCGGACTTCGTGTACCGGCGGCCGCCACGCGCGGCCGTCGCGCCCGCCGCCGACGACTGA
- the pqqC gene encoding pyrroloquinoline-quinone synthase PqqC, whose amino-acid sequence MSALLSPEQLETALRAIGARLYHDQHPFHALLHSGRLNRGQVQAWALNRYEYQRCIPLKDAAILARMDDPALRRIWRQRIVDHDGSSDGEGGIARWLHLTDALGLDRDLVQSGRGLLPGTRFAVQGYLHFVREKSLLEAIASSLTELFAPGIISHRVAGMLQHYDFVSREALAYFEHRLHEAPRDSDFALDYVKRHADTVEKQRLVQDALRFKCGVLWSQLDALHFAYVQPGVAWPDAFAPDAAQAAA is encoded by the coding sequence GTGAGCGCCTTGCTGAGCCCTGAGCAACTGGAAACCGCGCTGCGCGCGATCGGCGCGCGGCTGTACCACGACCAGCATCCCTTCCACGCGCTGCTGCACAGCGGGCGCCTGAACCGCGGCCAGGTCCAGGCCTGGGCGCTGAACCGCTACGAGTACCAGCGCTGCATCCCGCTCAAGGACGCGGCGATCCTGGCGCGGATGGACGATCCGGCGTTGCGCCGGATCTGGCGCCAACGCATCGTCGACCACGATGGCAGCAGCGACGGCGAAGGCGGCATCGCCCGCTGGCTGCACCTGACCGACGCGCTCGGGCTGGACCGCGACCTGGTGCAGTCCGGCCGCGGCCTGCTGCCCGGCACCCGCTTCGCGGTGCAGGGCTACCTGCACTTCGTGCGCGAGAAGAGCCTGCTGGAGGCCATCGCCTCGTCGCTGACCGAGCTGTTCGCGCCGGGCATCATCAGCCACCGCGTGGCCGGCATGCTGCAGCACTACGACTTCGTTTCGCGCGAGGCGCTGGCGTATTTCGAGCATCGCCTGCACGAAGCCCCGCGCGATTCGGACTTCGCGCTGGACTACGTCAAGCGCCACGCCGACACCGTGGAGAAGCAGCGCCTGGTGCAGGACGCGCTGCGTTTCAAGTGCGGCGTGCTGTGGTCGCAACTGGACGCGTTGCACTTCGCCTACGTGCAGCCGGGTGTGGCCTGGCCGGACGCGTTCGCTCCCGACGCCGCGCAGGCAGCGGCATGA